Proteins from a genomic interval of Maniola hyperantus chromosome 1, iAphHyp1.2, whole genome shotgun sequence:
- the Hr38 gene encoding probable nuclear hormone receptor HR38, whose protein sequence is MRILLSELGLSGACLGLTLESRADSLDPDKPAPGPNAIEPRSPSAFTPNSSSMLLLQTHSNYGSSFTDLLSPQYQEDSSEILEENLDPFPDVEFHAPILPEVKSQRATPVSETPSPTLGPALPSFEETYSVRYAKQEMAEFGIKMDEDCYNVSAYSHQGHTSTQLLYQYHQPSLPYVPSPYYAPAQPCSPTFDTGGVTNTQEAYSLPPFPSTVDLHISSDQGARQRRSSLPVQRSESSSSNESPKLHGSRVHCMQASAPSSASSSPGGTQQDNAGSRAAPQSPSQLCAVCGDTAACQHYGVRTCEGCKGFFKRTVQKGSKYVCLAEKSCPVDKRRRNRCQFCRFQKCLAVGMVKEVVRTDSLKGRRGRLPSKPKCPQESPPSPPISLITALVRAHVDTSPDFGNLDYSQYREPNPMEPPISDVEVIQQFYSLVTTSIDMIKIFAEKVPGFGELCPEDREQLFASARLELFVLRLAYRTRPEDTKLTFCNGLVLDKRQCQRSFGDWLHAVLDFSNTLHSMDIDISTFACLCALTLITERHGLKEPNRVEHLQMKIIGCLRAHMPCGGNTNVAGAPHFSRVLGALPELRSLSVQGLQRIFYLKLEDLVPAPPLIENMFRASLPF, encoded by the exons GGCCAAACGCCATAGAACCGCGCTCGCCAAGCGCTTTCACGCCTAATTCGTCCAGCATGCTACTGCTGCAAACACAC AGCAACTACGGTTCGTCCTTCACTGATTTATTATCGCCTCAATATCAAGAAGACTCTTCTGAAATCTTAGAAGAAAATTTAGATCCATTCCCAGACGTAGAATTTCACGCACCGATACTTCCTGAAGTAAAATCCCAGCGTGCGACTCCAGTGAGTGAAACTCCGTCGCCTACTCTTGGGCCAGCTTTGCCCAGTTTTGAAGAAACATACTCAGTTCGCTACGCAAAACAAGAAATGGCAGAATTCGGCATCAAGATGGACGAAGACTGCTATAACGTTAGCGCATACTCCCATCAAGGACATACATCAACACAATTATTATATCAATATCATCAACCATCATTACCTTATGTCCCATCACCTTACTACGCACCCGCTCAGCCGTGCTCCCCGACATTCGATACTGGTGGCGTCACAAATACTCAAGAGGCTTATTCATTACCACCATTTCCCAGTACAGTGGATTTACATATATCTTCGGACCAAGGAGCGAGACAACGAAGATCATCCTTGCCGGTTCAAAGATCAGAATCTAGTAGTTCTAACGAAAGTCCCAAATTGCATGGTAGTAGAGTTCACTGTATGCAAGCATCAGCTCCGAGCTCCGCGTCTAGCTCACCTGGCGGGACTCAGCAGGATAACGCGGGGTCTCGAGCAGCGCCACAGTCGCCGAGTCAACTTTGTGCTGTTTGTGGAGATACTGCAGCATGCCAACATTACGGAGTACGAACTTGTGAGGGATgcaaaggatttttcaaaagaaCTGTCCAAAAAGGTTCTAAATACGTATGTTTAGCTGAAAAATCGTGTCCAGTGGATAAGAGAAGAAGAAACAGGTGTCAATTTTGTCGGTTTCAAAAGTGTCTTGCTGTAGGAATGGTGAAAGAGGTCGTGCGGACTGACTCGCTGAAAGGTAGACGAGGAAGATTACCCTCCAAACCAAAATGCCCTCAAGAATCACCGCCAAGTCCACCGATTTCTTTAATAACAGCATTAGTCAGAGCTCATGTTGATACATCTCCTGATTTTGGCAATCTTGATTATTCACAATATAGGGAACCAAATCCGATGGAGCCACCTATTTCGGATGTAGAAGTAATCCAACAATTTTATTCGTTAGTGACGACGTCTATCGATATGATTAAAATTTTCGCCGAAAAAGTACCTGGTTTCGGGGAGCTTTGCCCTGAAGACCGAGAACAACTTTTTGCATCAGCACGCCTTGAATTATTCGTTTTACGGCTTGCCTATCGCACTCGCCCCGAGGACACTAAACTCACCTTCTGCAACGGACTGGTCCTAGATAAACGACAATGCCAGAGGTCTTTTGGAGACTGGTTGCACGCAGTACTTGATTTTAGTAATACCCTGCACTCTATGGATATTGACATCTCTACTTTTGCCTGCCTCTGTGCTTTGACGCTTATAACAG AGAGACATGGCCTAAAAGAGCCAAACCGAGTCGAACATTTACAAATGAAGATTATCGGATGTCTGCGAGCTCACATGCCTTGCGGTGGGAATACCAACGTAGCAGGCGCTCCGCATTTCAGCCGCGTGCTCGGCGCGCTGCCTGAGCTACGCTCGCTCTCCGTGCAAGGGCTCCAG